A genomic region of Pyrus communis chromosome 14, drPyrComm1.1, whole genome shotgun sequence contains the following coding sequences:
- the LOC137715603 gene encoding metallothionein-like protein type 2, producing MSCNCSCGSDCKCGSGCKCGMNPDLSYSETTSTETIIAGVAPVKMFSEGSEMSYGAENDCKCGSSCSCSSCGCHK from the exons atgtcttgCAATTGTAGCTGTGGCAGTGACTGCAAGTGCGGCAGTGGCTGCAA GTGTGGCATGAACCCTGATTTGAGCTACTCAGAGACCACTTCCACTGAAACTATCATTGCCGGAGTTGCACCTGTGAAAAT GTTCTCTGAGGGGTCTGAGATGAGCTATGGAGCAGAGAATGACTGCAAGTGTGGCTCAAGCTGCAGCTGCAGCTCATGTGGCTGCCACAAATGA
- the LOC137715604 gene encoding metallothionein-like protein type 2 produces MSSSCSCGSDCKCGSGCKCGMHVDLGYSETTSIDTIIAGVAPMKMSFEGSEMNYGAENDCKCGSNCSCSSCGCNK; encoded by the exons ATGTCTTCCAGTTGTAGCTGTGGTAGTGACTGCAAGTGCGGCAGTGGCTGCAA aTGTGGGATGCACGTGGACTTGGGTTACTCAGAGACCACTTCCATTGATACAATCATTGCTGGGGTTGCACCAATGAAGAT GTCCTTTGAGGGGTCTGAGATGAACTATGGAGCAGAGAATGACTGCAAGTGTGGCTCAAACTGCAGCTGCAGCTCATGCGGCTGCAACAAATGA